One window of Leptospira yasudae genomic DNA carries:
- a CDS encoding DUF2905 domain-containing protein codes for MESFAKPFLVLGALFLFLGLLFLYGSKISFFEFFGKLPGDIRIERENFKFYFPLTTSILISVLISLILFLIQKFKSGSP; via the coding sequence ATGGAAAGTTTCGCGAAACCGTTTCTCGTTCTGGGCGCTTTGTTTTTATTCCTGGGTTTATTATTTCTGTACGGAAGTAAGATTTCTTTTTTTGAGTTTTTTGGAAAATTGCCGGGGGATATCCGGATCGAACGGGAGAATTTTAAATTCTACTTTCCTTTAACCACGTCGATCTTGATCAGCGTTCTGATTTCCTTGATTCTATTTCTGATTCAAAAGTTCAAAAGCGGTTCCCCATGA
- a CDS encoding DUF455 family protein, with translation MTLNEFARQVLLGPSLEDKLFSPSVPPMDIRSLEYTDLPSLPIREQKIAISDHKSKIPRLEQLFNEENRIVTLHHFANHELMAIELFAYALLKFQDAASSVRFGLYRTLLEEQTHLKLYLSEMKKGGMELGDRPLNYIFWKQIPRMQTLEKFYAIMAISFEGANLDFSKIYTMAFERFGDFEKADIMRKVYEDEIKHVRRGYHYIKKRMSDSENEWDHYLSLIEFPFTPRRAKGYHYFPETRIEAGFSQEFVTKLERYEDEYTGRVNSRILKEVLDLS, from the coding sequence ATGACTTTAAACGAGTTCGCCAGACAGGTGCTTCTCGGCCCCAGCCTCGAAGATAAACTTTTTTCGCCTTCCGTTCCTCCGATGGATATTCGTTCTTTAGAATATACTGATTTACCGTCGCTGCCGATCCGCGAACAAAAGATCGCGATCTCCGATCATAAAAGCAAGATTCCGAGGCTCGAGCAGTTGTTTAACGAAGAGAATCGAATCGTTACCCTGCATCATTTTGCCAATCATGAGCTTATGGCGATCGAACTCTTCGCATACGCCCTTCTAAAATTTCAAGACGCCGCATCTTCGGTTCGTTTCGGATTGTATCGGACCCTTTTGGAAGAACAGACTCATTTGAAGCTCTATCTTTCCGAAATGAAAAAAGGCGGAATGGAACTCGGGGACCGGCCCTTGAATTATATCTTTTGGAAACAGATTCCGAGAATGCAGACTCTCGAAAAATTTTACGCGATTATGGCGATTTCCTTCGAAGGAGCCAATCTCGACTTTTCGAAAATTTATACGATGGCATTCGAACGATTCGGAGATTTCGAAAAAGCGGACATTATGCGGAAAGTCTACGAAGACGAAATCAAACACGTGCGGCGCGGGTATCATTACATCAAAAAAAGAATGTCAGATTCCGAAAACGAATGGGATCACTATCTTTCCTTGATCGAGTTTCCGTTTACGCCGAGAAGGGCGAAGGGGTATCATTACTTTCCCGAAACCAGGATAGAGGCCGGTTTTTCGCAGGAATTTGTAACGAAATTGGAACGTTACGAAGACGAGTATACCGGAAGAGTCAATTCACGGATCTTAAAGGAAGTTTTGGACCTAAGTTAG
- a CDS encoding LIC_13346 family putative lipoprotein, whose translation MKTDFKPMQTLSILRNSLSKKVWILSSFFFLFQCGSIQEVLHFGSKPISENYASQIFFASSTLHSPYYEPSSLQVRYVILRNRSGKDEMIQGILKYLELGEKAERSERILLEVSEWRGPILRNPNDNRRIEFVAKSISKRSEISNTKALPEILPQPKSEVFEDFKKEFLINDEGGLREVEEIRRVPGIGILKWRHSLRGILTKVMQTEFVSASGVVSLSRDYDYESLEYPPAIGLSGSIPILPLRKTDSYVEYYCLDLPSEIDLTSLRKNEVKKSVSFYDLIANKPFTTTANFKNYPIIRISNEKNQSP comes from the coding sequence ATGAAAACCGATTTCAAACCTATGCAGACGCTTTCGATTCTACGGAATTCGCTTTCCAAGAAAGTTTGGATTCTAAGCTCTTTTTTCTTTTTATTTCAATGCGGAAGTATTCAAGAGGTTTTGCATTTCGGTTCCAAACCGATTTCCGAAAACTACGCATCACAAATCTTCTTCGCTTCTTCCACGCTCCACTCTCCGTATTACGAACCGTCCAGCCTTCAAGTTCGGTACGTGATCCTCCGCAACCGATCGGGAAAGGATGAAATGATTCAGGGAATTCTAAAATACTTGGAGCTCGGCGAAAAGGCGGAACGTTCCGAGAGAATTCTTCTCGAAGTTTCGGAGTGGAGAGGCCCGATTCTTAGAAATCCGAACGACAATCGGAGAATCGAATTCGTTGCGAAGTCGATAAGCAAACGATCCGAAATATCGAACACGAAAGCGTTGCCCGAAATTCTTCCTCAACCGAAAAGCGAAGTCTTTGAAGATTTCAAAAAAGAATTTCTGATCAACGACGAGGGCGGCTTGCGCGAAGTCGAAGAAATCCGCAGAGTTCCGGGAATCGGAATTCTAAAATGGAGACACAGTCTCCGTGGAATTTTGACGAAGGTGATGCAAACCGAATTCGTTTCCGCAAGCGGAGTTGTTTCCTTATCCAGAGACTACGATTACGAATCCTTGGAATATCCTCCCGCGATCGGACTTAGCGGTTCGATTCCGATTCTTCCTCTTCGAAAAACCGATTCTTATGTCGAATACTATTGTTTGGATCTTCCTTCCGAGATCGACTTAACCTCGCTTAGAAAGAATGAAGTCAAAAAATCCGTTTCATTTTACGATCTGATCGCAAATAAACCATTTACCACAACGGCTAATTTCAAAAATTATCCTATCATAAGAATTTCGAACGAGAAGAATCAATCCCCATGA
- a CDS encoding LIC13341 family surface-exposed protein, whose product MNPFSFRFRKILFSLIVLALAVGCSSKTPSDSQIVDLLLPTGDRKNPDVVLKKVGNLDEDPELESFALVRNGTEEVLGVFKKKGGEWSLLGKFSFSLLNIGPLHYDASKSSWLPGEGDVQTREASYVVKRILMDELPGDGFNSLFLEVLSEEPPLGLFSVPYAIRKGQKILDGLVSLKDHEFLIKSKRTDFDYNKGEKNITIFPSNRSYAQNFIFNGWEMVPDIPRVAVPSLLSLEAPNEWKKGVPGEAILWFKNRGSYAGVTYLSLSFPDGGKVSIDTTKEGQRIYSPGSSVFSSTGKYINSSVPLVEITKEGWGRNHKYGIRFTLTPDKDGTPSVLFRSSTRMGREVVNLPNQFGSIQKQTDQQGFVSYKLELVSKKE is encoded by the coding sequence ATGAACCCATTCTCATTTCGTTTTCGGAAAATTCTTTTCAGTTTGATCGTGCTCGCATTGGCCGTGGGCTGTTCTTCAAAGACCCCTTCCGATTCTCAAATCGTAGATCTATTATTGCCGACCGGTGATCGAAAGAATCCGGATGTCGTTTTAAAAAAAGTAGGGAACCTGGATGAAGATCCAGAATTGGAATCCTTTGCCTTGGTCCGCAACGGAACCGAAGAGGTTCTCGGAGTTTTTAAAAAGAAAGGAGGGGAATGGTCTTTGCTCGGCAAATTCTCCTTTTCTCTTTTGAATATCGGACCGCTTCACTACGACGCTTCCAAATCGTCTTGGCTCCCCGGAGAAGGCGACGTTCAGACGAGAGAAGCGAGTTATGTAGTTAAGAGAATTCTAATGGACGAACTTCCCGGAGACGGATTCAATTCCCTCTTTTTGGAAGTGTTGAGCGAAGAACCTCCTCTCGGACTCTTTTCCGTTCCGTATGCGATCCGCAAGGGACAAAAGATCTTGGACGGGTTGGTTTCATTAAAAGATCATGAATTTCTAATTAAATCTAAACGGACCGATTTCGATTACAACAAGGGTGAAAAGAACATCACTATTTTTCCGTCGAACCGAAGTTATGCGCAGAACTTCATCTTCAACGGCTGGGAAATGGTTCCCGATATTCCGAGAGTTGCGGTTCCTTCTCTTCTTTCTTTGGAGGCTCCGAACGAGTGGAAAAAGGGAGTTCCGGGCGAAGCGATTCTTTGGTTTAAAAATCGCGGCTCTTACGCTGGAGTCACGTATCTTTCCCTTTCGTTTCCGGACGGAGGAAAGGTTAGCATCGATACGACTAAAGAAGGACAAAGAATTTATTCTCCCGGTTCGAGCGTCTTTTCTTCGACCGGAAAATACATCAACTCCTCCGTTCCTCTCGTTGAAATCACGAAAGAAGGTTGGGGAAGAAATCATAAGTACGGAATTCGATTTACTTTAACGCCGGATAAGGACGGAACTCCGAGCGTTTTGTTTCGATCCTCGACTCGAATGGGAAGAGAAGTCGTCAATCTCCCGAATCAATTCGGATCGATTCAAAAACAAACCGATCAGCAAGGATTCGTTTCCTACAAATTGGAGCTGGTTTCGAAAAAAGAATGA
- a CDS encoding flagellar motor protein MotB — MSRLRRQLLERGRRKEESHENRERWLLTYADMITLLLGLFIIMYSISQVDQIKLKQVADVIRGGFGLGESFFQGSNVTIEEDPLLQPRTSLYRFWERISYALKRLKEKAKLNIGIQETEEIKIILFGSSLGEGQFQPDEEMIFAFQKISELSTAMDVDITLKVQIPYGNEAAQKGFRNAWEYNAYRAELIADSLSKNYKIPKEKISIEASSGFKPVESSAATPEGKASGERVEIYIRKKTEH; from the coding sequence ATGAGCCGACTTCGCAGACAGCTTCTGGAAAGAGGTCGCCGCAAGGAAGAATCTCACGAAAACCGAGAGCGTTGGCTTTTGACCTACGCCGACATGATCACTCTCCTGCTCGGTTTATTCATCATTATGTATTCGATTTCTCAAGTGGACCAAATCAAATTGAAGCAGGTCGCGGACGTGATTCGAGGCGGTTTCGGTTTGGGAGAATCCTTCTTTCAAGGAAGCAATGTCACGATCGAGGAAGATCCTCTTCTTCAACCCAGAACTTCTTTGTATCGTTTTTGGGAAAGAATCAGCTACGCTTTGAAGCGGCTGAAAGAAAAAGCCAAACTCAATATCGGAATCCAGGAAACGGAAGAGATTAAAATCATTCTGTTCGGTTCTTCTTTGGGGGAAGGTCAGTTTCAGCCGGACGAGGAAATGATCTTTGCCTTTCAGAAAATTTCGGAGTTGTCGACCGCAATGGATGTGGACATCACTCTGAAGGTTCAGATTCCTTACGGGAACGAAGCGGCGCAGAAAGGTTTCCGAAACGCATGGGAATACAATGCCTATCGCGCCGAATTGATTGCGGATTCCTTATCTAAGAATTATAAAATCCCAAAGGAAAAAATTTCCATCGAAGCGTCGAGCGGATTCAAACCGGTGGAATCTTCCGCGGCAACACCGGAAGGAAAAGCGTCGGGAGAAAGAGTCGAAATCTATATTCGTAAAAAAACGGAACATTGA
- the gltX gene encoding glutamate--tRNA ligase, translated as MNQNREVRTRFAPSPSGFLHVGGARTALFNYLYAKAQGGKFILRIEDTDQNRSTEDSFKIILESLKWLGVHWDEGPEAGGEYGPYIQSQRLNIYKEYTEKLLKEKKAYRCFCTQEELEAKKKQAEAMGVPYVYDGLHANMSDEEVEEKLKQGIPYSVRFKTPAKTLIINDIIQGKVKFETKLIGDFIIVKSDGFPSYNYAVVVDDALMKITHVIRGVGHLSNTPRQILLYEALGYEVPEFAHASEIVGMDGKKLSKRAGATSILAFRDLGYLPETFRNYMALLGWTSADGREFLPGDELERIFDVHRCSKSPSTFDVFKKPKAEDEVVTNFSDLAQIAEAMNPKSKLNWLSNRTIRELDLPKVVENLLPFLKDRKDIPEEVKNVSNPVLTSIVESVRVYLDNLTQAPDYIAEFFVTDLKIQSPEAAGFMKDGDGPKVVREFYGMLKNGDPKTDEDYKNLMSKVGETTGQKGKTLYMPIRATTTGKSAGLELPILFPLLGKEKLLQRIEKTAGEAGISLSS; from the coding sequence ATGAATCAAAATAGAGAAGTTCGCACACGATTTGCTCCGTCTCCCAGCGGATTTTTACACGTAGGCGGAGCGAGAACCGCTCTTTTCAATTATCTGTACGCAAAAGCTCAAGGCGGCAAGTTCATCTTAAGAATCGAAGACACGGATCAAAACAGATCCACGGAAGATTCTTTCAAAATCATATTAGAATCTTTGAAATGGTTGGGAGTTCATTGGGACGAGGGTCCGGAGGCCGGGGGAGAATACGGGCCTTACATTCAAAGCCAGCGTTTAAACATCTATAAAGAATACACCGAAAAACTCCTGAAGGAAAAAAAAGCGTACCGTTGTTTTTGTACTCAGGAAGAATTAGAGGCCAAGAAAAAACAAGCCGAGGCGATGGGAGTTCCGTACGTCTACGACGGACTTCACGCGAACATGTCCGACGAAGAAGTGGAAGAAAAACTCAAACAGGGAATTCCCTATTCGGTTCGTTTTAAAACTCCCGCAAAAACTTTGATCATCAACGACATCATTCAGGGAAAAGTGAAATTCGAAACGAAACTGATCGGGGATTTCATCATCGTGAAGTCCGACGGATTTCCCTCCTACAATTACGCGGTCGTTGTCGACGACGCGTTGATGAAGATCACGCACGTCATTCGAGGCGTCGGACATCTCTCCAATACTCCGAGACAGATTTTGTTGTACGAAGCTCTCGGCTACGAGGTTCCCGAGTTTGCGCACGCTTCCGAGATCGTCGGTATGGACGGAAAAAAACTTTCCAAGCGTGCGGGTGCGACCTCCATTCTTGCGTTCCGGGATTTGGGTTATCTTCCGGAAACGTTCCGAAATTATATGGCGCTCCTCGGATGGACTTCCGCGGACGGAAGAGAATTTCTGCCCGGCGACGAACTGGAAAGAATCTTCGACGTACATCGTTGTTCCAAATCTCCGTCCACCTTCGACGTATTCAAAAAGCCGAAAGCCGAAGACGAGGTCGTAACGAACTTCTCCGACCTCGCGCAAATCGCCGAAGCGATGAATCCGAAATCGAAACTCAATTGGTTATCCAACCGAACGATTAGAGAATTAGACTTACCGAAAGTAGTAGAAAACCTTCTCCCTTTTCTGAAAGACAGAAAAGATATTCCGGAAGAAGTGAAAAATGTAAGTAACCCCGTGCTTACTTCAATCGTCGAATCTGTAAGAGTATATCTGGACAACCTGACCCAGGCTCCGGATTACATCGCGGAATTCTTCGTAACCGATTTAAAGATCCAGTCGCCGGAAGCGGCCGGATTTATGAAGGACGGCGACGGCCCGAAAGTGGTCCGGGAATTCTACGGAATGCTGAAGAATGGAGATCCGAAGACCGATGAGGACTATAAGAACCTAATGTCCAAGGTCGGGGAAACAACCGGACAGAAAGGAAAAACTCTCTATATGCCGATCCGGGCTACAACCACCGGAAAGTCAGCTGGACTGGAGTTACCGATATTATTTCCTCTTTTAGGGAAAGAAAAGCTCCTACAGAGAATTGAAAAAACAGCCGGGGAAGCAGGAATTTCGTTGTCGTCCTGA
- a CDS encoding pyridoxal phosphate-dependent aminotransferase: MKESFSFSSRFSFQEGENEFAEVLSQYKENRISYFDLTASNPTQAGFQYPTEAIRHSFHTADLITYHPDPQGNLEARKKIAGYYRSKGLEIDPEDLFLTSSSSEAYSYLFKLFCDPGDSILIPAPGYPLFEFLSVMEGLQTIPYFTKKENAWKIKDADLKPQDLARAKLLLVVSPNNPTGAIFGESDFTSLKRTFNHYNLPIVIDEVFSDYVYGEESHKTILDSEIPVISVNGLSKILGLPGMKLSWILLSGPPDWKRKAKEYLELISDTYLSVNTPVQNVLSDLLQWKNLIQSQILKRIQRNLVFLRQTLIDPKLSSKVRCDFPSSGWYCVLESEAFFPEEKVSLRLLKEGKVYVHPGEMFGFPEEKNSGRIVLSLLTETETFESGIQKIVSFSSDNFS, from the coding sequence ATGAAAGAATCGTTCTCTTTCAGTTCGCGTTTCTCATTTCAGGAAGGAGAAAACGAATTTGCGGAAGTTCTTTCGCAATATAAGGAAAATCGAATTTCCTATTTCGATTTAACCGCGTCGAATCCTACCCAAGCCGGTTTCCAATATCCTACCGAAGCGATTCGACATAGCTTTCATACGGCGGATTTAATCACCTATCACCCTGATCCGCAGGGGAATCTCGAAGCGAGAAAAAAAATCGCCGGCTACTATCGGTCCAAAGGATTGGAAATCGATCCCGAAGATTTATTTCTAACTTCCTCCTCTTCCGAGGCATATTCCTATTTGTTTAAGTTGTTCTGTGATCCCGGAGATTCGATCCTGATTCCCGCTCCCGGATATCCCCTCTTCGAATTTCTTTCCGTGATGGAAGGTCTTCAGACGATTCCTTATTTTACGAAAAAGGAAAACGCCTGGAAAATCAAGGACGCCGATCTAAAACCGCAAGACCTGGCAAGGGCGAAACTTTTGCTCGTCGTTAGCCCGAACAATCCCACAGGGGCAATTTTTGGAGAATCCGATTTCACTTCCTTGAAACGCACATTCAATCATTATAATTTACCGATCGTGATCGACGAAGTTTTTTCGGATTACGTTTACGGGGAAGAATCGCATAAAACGATTTTAGATTCGGAAATTCCCGTGATCAGCGTAAACGGTTTATCCAAAATTCTCGGTTTACCGGGAATGAAACTTTCCTGGATTCTTCTAAGCGGTCCTCCGGATTGGAAACGAAAAGCAAAAGAATATTTGGAACTGATCTCGGACACGTATTTGTCCGTAAATACTCCGGTTCAAAACGTCCTTTCCGATTTGCTACAATGGAAGAATTTGATTCAATCGCAAATTCTAAAACGAATTCAAAGAAATCTCGTCTTTTTAAGACAGACATTGATCGATCCTAAACTTTCTTCCAAGGTTCGATGCGATTTCCCGAGTTCAGGCTGGTATTGCGTTTTAGAGAGCGAAGCATTCTTCCCCGAAGAAAAAGTTTCACTTCGTTTATTAAAAGAAGGGAAAGTTTATGTTCATCCGGGAGAAATGTTCGGTTTTCCGGAAGAGAAGAATAGCGGAAGAATCGTCCTCAGTCTTTTGACCGAAACGGAGACGTTCGAATCCGGAATTCAAAAGATCGTTTCGTTTTCTTCCGACAATTTTTCGTAA
- a CDS encoding M14 family zinc carboxypeptidase, which translates to MLRGLKRLNRYDKKILKILKLGGELASLSQIGFSRKTADGFRFPIQALRIGTEKGLKEHPVGIVAGVHGLETIGILILLDFLEYILHPDSTGYLPELKKGKLGIVILPIVNPGGVALKQRSNPAGVDLMRNSGIDAVKPLPFFGGQKISKRLPYFRGNGLEPESRALFRLVQESFFEVEDAIIPVLDLHSGFGTIDNVWWPYAYTKEACPDTALYRKIGDHLKNHCGHLHFQYGPQSETYTTHGDLWDKFYDHYRNYHTENSSNWKSKLLPLTLEVGTWSDIKEDPSKLFRKRGIFNPASFNKIETVGRYRGFLRDFVRLALTRPKDWERDLRGM; encoded by the coding sequence ATGTTACGCGGTCTTAAACGACTCAATCGCTACGATAAGAAGATTCTGAAAATTCTTAAATTGGGAGGGGAGCTCGCGTCCCTAAGCCAGATCGGATTTTCCAGAAAGACCGCGGATGGTTTTCGATTTCCGATACAGGCTTTGCGGATCGGAACGGAGAAGGGTTTGAAAGAACATCCGGTCGGAATCGTGGCGGGAGTTCACGGTTTGGAAACGATCGGAATTTTGATCCTCCTCGACTTTTTGGAATACATTCTTCATCCGGATTCCACGGGTTACCTTCCGGAATTGAAAAAAGGAAAGTTAGGAATCGTAATTCTTCCGATCGTCAATCCCGGCGGCGTCGCTTTAAAACAGAGATCCAATCCGGCGGGAGTGGATTTGATGCGTAACTCGGGGATCGACGCTGTAAAACCGTTGCCCTTTTTCGGCGGTCAAAAAATTTCCAAACGTCTTCCTTACTTTCGCGGGAACGGATTGGAACCCGAATCGAGAGCGTTGTTTCGACTCGTTCAGGAATCTTTCTTCGAAGTCGAAGACGCGATTATTCCCGTATTGGACTTACATTCCGGTTTCGGGACCATCGACAACGTTTGGTGGCCTTACGCTTATACGAAAGAGGCTTGTCCCGATACGGCTTTATATCGAAAGATCGGGGATCATCTCAAAAATCATTGTGGACATCTTCATTTTCAATACGGACCGCAGAGCGAGACGTATACGACTCATGGAGATCTGTGGGATAAGTTTTACGATCACTATAGAAATTATCATACCGAGAATTCATCCAACTGGAAATCGAAACTTCTCCCTTTGACTTTGGAAGTGGGGACTTGGTCGGACATAAAGGAAGATCCGTCGAAGCTCTTTCGCAAACGCGGAATCTTCAATCCGGCTTCGTTTAACAAAATCGAGACGGTCGGAAGATACAGAGGATTTTTGCGGGATTTTGTTCGTCTTGCTTTAACCAGGCCGAAGGACTGGGAACGGGATCTCCGAGGAATGTAG
- a CDS encoding ATP-binding protein, translating into MRDSDESLLVKHNGGSYVMFLPTDLTSIKELRFALRNSLSENRFSTKDITNIELAADEALTNSISANVKVSSDETIICRWVIKDSKFTMWIMDYGSGLKSEKLESIMTDSRVSNLKDYLNCIKQHQEKKCEILPWKGSQIPHRNIGRGLQIIQSLMDTFKIMYHCGEGKISSNPDEKNIQGSIIELGFDASKHTA; encoded by the coding sequence ATGAGAGATTCTGACGAATCATTACTGGTAAAACACAATGGCGGGTCGTACGTTATGTTTCTTCCCACCGATTTAACCAGCATCAAAGAACTTAGGTTCGCTTTGAGAAACTCCCTGTCGGAAAACCGTTTCTCAACCAAAGATATTACCAATATCGAATTGGCCGCCGACGAGGCTCTAACCAACTCCATTTCCGCTAACGTAAAAGTCAGCTCCGACGAAACGATCATTTGTCGTTGGGTGATCAAAGATAGTAAGTTTACGATGTGGATCATGGACTACGGTTCCGGACTCAAATCCGAAAAGTTAGAATCCATCATGACCGATTCCCGAGTTTCCAACCTCAAAGACTATCTCAACTGCATCAAACAACATCAAGAAAAGAAGTGCGAGATTCTCCCTTGGAAAGGATCTCAAATCCCTCACAGAAACATCGGAAGGGGACTTCAGATCATCCAATCCTTGATGGACACTTTCAAAATCATGTATCACTGCGGAGAAGGCAAAATTTCTTCGAACCCCGATGAAAAGAACATTCAAGGTTCGATCATCGAACTAGGGTTCGACGCTTCCAAACATACCGCTTGA
- a CDS encoding FFLEELY motif protein, translated as MSDLAGKKLKAARAEVVRAQVERFRVFYASYFHLEETIPMVEYFFEKIYNLEGREVWLQLAMDTYQKVKGMMKETSRENIEYLIELNNLTEEMDTILAKHLVDGGWDGKKLSREEYDLHYSQMGHYHERMRQLEIVLRNLKVFYELAHKPISAYLIKPARFMASLLGVSALFQSVEEAYNATLPVSANIFNSFYEEVEKRETEYIHNLLGENRKEA; from the coding sequence ATGAGTGATCTCGCGGGAAAAAAACTGAAAGCGGCCCGAGCCGAAGTCGTTCGCGCACAAGTGGAGCGATTCCGCGTGTTTTACGCGAGTTACTTTCATTTGGAAGAAACCATTCCTATGGTGGAATATTTTTTCGAGAAGATCTACAATCTCGAAGGAAGGGAAGTGTGGCTTCAGCTCGCGATGGATACGTACCAAAAAGTAAAAGGTATGATGAAGGAAACTTCCCGCGAGAATATCGAATATTTGATAGAGCTCAACAATCTTACCGAAGAGATGGACACGATTCTCGCAAAACACCTCGTAGACGGAGGTTGGGACGGAAAAAAACTCAGCAGGGAAGAATACGATCTTCACTACAGTCAAATGGGCCATTATCATGAAAGAATGAGGCAGCTCGAAATCGTATTAAGAAATTTGAAAGTATTTTACGAACTCGCGCATAAACCCATCAGCGCTTATCTGATCAAGCCGGCCCGTTTTATGGCCTCATTGCTCGGAGTTTCCGCTTTGTTTCAAAGCGTGGAAGAAGCCTATAACGCGACTCTTCCGGTTTCTGCGAACATCTTCAATTCGTTTTACGAAGAAGTGGAAAAACGGGAAACGGAATACATTCATAATTTGCTTGGGGAAAATCGTAAGGAAGCATGA
- a CDS encoding LA_2478/LA_2722/LA_4182 family protein produces MKLKKTYITFLLLGIFFFLNLLFCKKANSPEGIVDEKWREESSELVSAYCQKIATCAEETSSELKDSAKTLIQERLNPANCAEKFRKSNAYLLVHESPETIKQAVRGCFQMAASASCEKIRKGVLKFSEDCTRLQTIQSERE; encoded by the coding sequence ATGAAACTGAAAAAAACCTACATAACATTCTTACTTTTGGGAATATTCTTTTTTTTGAATTTACTATTTTGTAAAAAAGCGAATAGTCCCGAGGGAATCGTGGACGAAAAGTGGAGGGAGGAATCTTCCGAACTTGTTTCCGCTTACTGTCAAAAAATCGCGACCTGTGCCGAAGAAACTTCTTCCGAACTCAAAGACTCGGCGAAAACATTGATTCAGGAAAGATTAAATCCGGCGAACTGCGCGGAAAAATTCCGCAAATCGAACGCGTATCTGCTCGTTCACGAAAGTCCGGAAACGATTAAACAGGCGGTCCGCGGTTGTTTTCAAATGGCGGCGTCCGCATCTTGTGAAAAAATCCGAAAAGGCGTTTTAAAATTTTCCGAAGATTGCACTCGATTGCAGACTATACAATCCGAACGTGAGTAA